A window of the Hordeum vulgare subsp. vulgare chromosome 5H, MorexV3_pseudomolecules_assembly, whole genome shotgun sequence genome harbors these coding sequences:
- the LOC123395523 gene encoding uncharacterized protein LOC123395523 — MEAMTRKGGAKPIPSYLRPSTGSCHDACKHGGHHAFEEKQVPRAQPKPRKKQPSSASDDQKQKRRLVKVPSVSRRRVGDFSKPDKADTPAGGSENVVEWKDIVAYDAVPVQAQAQAPAPAPAPDDGPSHQQPDAKKKKKKRDVMKGKTPFAKTTRPETLVKKPTESLNKRLAKTVRSTLSGKSSMKKPQAAADKEEAGKSTQSPKAKKSATLPVENRDIVQGDASESDQEERAAIAESSRPIPAHRRAKSMSISSRSVRFPFTRQPSKNSATFKLRSKSSKAPILPSQQDKPTRLRFRKKGRAAGEEPSSSSSGGIQLRARSLRRRLSGGGGTGFDFVVPKVTLRHQKTLEKKKSRRLSNNLIQETASKLAKSRVKSLVGAFETLISKIAK; from the coding sequence ATGGAGGCCATGACCCGAAAAGGCGGCGCCAAGCCCATCCCCAGCTACCTCCGGCCATCGACCGGGTCGTGCCACGATGCGTGCAAGCACGGCGGGCATCACGCGTTCGAGGAGAAACAAGTTCCAAGGGCCCAGCCCAAACCCCGGAAGAAGCAGCCGTCATCGGCTTCCGATGACCAGAAGCAGAAGAGAAGGCTGGTCAAGGTACCGTCGGTGTCACGTAGGCGTGTCGGAGATTTCAGCAAACCCGACAAGGCCGATACGCCTGCCGGTGGGAGCGAGAATGTTGTTGAGTGGAAGGACATCGTGGCCTATGATGCAGTGCCAGttcaagctcaagctcaagcTCCAGCTCCCGCTCCGGCTCCGGACGACGGGCCATCTCATCAACAACCtgatgcgaagaagaagaagaagaagagggatgtGATGAAGGGGAAAACACCATTTGCCAAGACAACCCGTCCGGAGACTCTTGTCAAGAAGCCAACCGAATCACTGAACAAAAGGCTGGCTAAGACCGTCAGGTCGACGCTCTCCGGGAAATCCTCCATGAAGAAGCCTCAAGCCGCCGCTGACAAGGAGGAGGCTGGCAAGAGCACACAGAGTCCGAAAGCCAAGAAATCCGCGACATTGCCCGTGGAAAACAGGGATATTGTCCAGGGTGACGCAAGTGAAAGTGACCAAGAAGAGCGTGCTGCCATTGCTGAATCAAGCAGGCCCATCCCAGCACACCGGAGGGCCAAGAGCATGAGCATCAGCAGCCGGTCAGTGCGCTTTCCGTTCACCCGACAACCGAGCAAGAACTCGGCCACCTTCAAGCTGCGCTCCAAGAGCAGCAAGGCGCCCATCCTCCCATCGCAACAAGACAAGCCCACGCGGCTCAGGTTCAGAAAAAAGGGGAGAGCAGCCGGCGAGGAGCCCAGCTCCAGCTCCAGCGGCGGCATCCAGCTCAGGGCAAGGAGCCTGCGGAGGCGCCTGTCCGGTGGCGGTGGCACGGGCTTCGACTTCGTGGTGCCGAAGGTGACGCTGAGGCACCAAAAGACGCTCGAGAAGAAGAAGAGCCGGAGGCTGTCCAACAACCTCATCCAGGAGACGGCGAGCAAGCTGGCCAAGAGCAGGGTCAAGTCCCTGGTTGGGGCTTTCGAAACTCTcatctccaagattgcaaagtaG